The Paramisgurnus dabryanus chromosome 17, PD_genome_1.1, whole genome shotgun sequence genome includes the window TTTGTCACGGTATATATATGTACCGCCAGTACTTTGTAAGTATTTATatgattttatatttttctgtaaTTTATGAACATCTAAAACAGTAAtgaattgtatatttttgcGTGACGTTTTAAATATATACGCATTTAGTAGCTAAAGCACCTGTGCTAAGCGGACAAGAGCGGAGTAATCTGGTCAAAACAAGGAAATGACCAACCGTTATAATTCAATTATAGCGAAACCATTATTTAACATGTATTAAATGAGTGAAATTAATTGTTAAGCAAAGATGTTTAACGAAAATTAcatttcagttttttcataatcCGTTTATGTCACCTAAAGAACGAGCCAGTGGGTTGCATTGTTACATTTGCATTGAGGGCGTTTTATTCCGGTTTATTTCCAAATACATGGATGTTTTATTTGTATGTCGCAAAGCTAGATTGATGTTTGGAAAAACATGGCATAATTTCTCTGTCTCAAAAATATGTAAATGTGAAAAATTAAGTTAGATTTTGGTGAGCGCTGAATGTGGGTTAAGTGAGGCCGTTGAATGCCTAACGTAGTTGACGTCACAACATTACAGCAGTATTTAATGTTTATGGATTTATCTAAcaatatttaaatgttgttgAATGTTTGCAATGCTTTAAAAGAAAGTGGTTTTGGATatgtaaacataaacaataacaagtatataataatattgcttttattattgaattaatttctttaaatttGAATAATAGCAGTTTAAATAGAAAGTTTTTATATAGTGTTTGTTTGATGTCTTCTAGATGCCAAGCAGAGACAGTCACGCATGGTGAGGATAGAATGAGGAGTtctcaactttatttttgttcacTTATTGAAAGTAAGTGTTTATTAGCATAAACTTGCTCCGAATAAATGactaaatatgttttattcTTACTTATTCCACTGTGTTATATGTTCTGGTAAGCCTGTGCATGTTTTATGGTGAGTTactttccatccatccatagtCCATAAGTCAATATTAACTACGTTGGAATGAGGTCTCTGTTCAGCTGTAGGCTATATCCAGTAATCATTTGGGGTCAATGGTGACATGTTTTGATTCACTGCACTTTTCCTGGTTATTCATTGTCCACTATCTCGTTTTTATTGCAGGCTGCACATTTATGGCGTTTGTCAGTGTGAGTGGAGACTTCTGCCAGGCACAGCACCTGGTCATTGTAGACAAGTGAAAAGAGGGCCTGCCATATGAAGATTACACTACCTGACTGCCCATCTTACATTCTGCACTTTTGGGGAGCATCCGTTTATGTCCAAATTTAGTTGTATGAATAGATTTGAGCCAATCCAGGTACTAGAGAGTGAAGCATTTTCCTTCTCTCTAGTGCCAACTGATCATCTCTCCTCACCTGAATGGGGTAATTAGAAATTGCAAATCGGAAGGATAGTCCCCTTCTTCAGTTTTATTTTGAAACCGAGGGATCTTAGAATTGTCTTCATATTTTCCCTTTAGAGTCTTCAGAGATTTATCTAAAAGTCAAATTGCTTAGATATTTCGATATAATTTTTCTACCCCTTCGCAAGGTGTTGGTTTTTATCGAGTACAATAACCCGCCATTTAAGTGTCAAAATGAATCGCCCTGCTCCTGTTGAGATCACCTATGAATGCATGAGGTTTCTCATCACCCACAATCCCACCAATTCACAGCTGACCAAGTTTACAGAGGTAAGTCCTGTCCTTCCTCATAAATGTAGTAGTTTGGATAGCAATGCTTACATTTTTTTGGTTAATACCTTTCAGGAACTGAAAAGTTTTGGAGTGCAAACACTTGTTCGAGTTTGTGATGCGACTTACGACAAGACACCAGTGGAAAAAGAAGGCATTGACGTTTTGGTAGGAATTGCTATGAATGAAAGAAAGACTACGTTAatctgtatgtttttgtattagATTTCACATTATGTTCTGTTTAAGGATTGGCCTTTTGATGATGGCTGTTCACCCCCGGAGCAAATTGTTGATGACTGGTTGAACCTACtg containing:
- the ptp4a2a gene encoding protein tyrosine phosphatase type IVA 2a — its product is MNRPAPVEITYECMRFLITHNPTNSQLTKFTEELKSFGVQTLVRVCDATYDKTPVEKEGIDVLDWPFDDGCSPPEQIVDDWLNLLKCKFKEEPGCCIAVHCVAGLGRAPVLVAIALIECGMMYEDAVEFIRQKRRGAFNAKQLMYLEKYKPKMRLRFKDANGQNCCIQ